The Solea senegalensis isolate Sse05_10M linkage group LG9, IFAPA_SoseM_1, whole genome shotgun sequence genome has a segment encoding these proteins:
- the bcan gene encoding brevican core protein has product MKLDELPALLLCAICLLVLPSSSTSHHDTDDSKLLHVTIPTPSPVLAVLGDSLTLPCLVSLAHPPPSPSTNGRHAVLSLPRVKWSVLNHGRETEILVARGDRVRVSEAYKDRASLLNYAYSPADLTLHLENLRKNDTGFYRCEVQQGLEDADEVAHVKVKGVVFHYRDASSRYAFTFELAREACRDIGADIATPEQLLAAYHSGYEQCDAGWLSDHSVRYPIQQPREGCFGDMDEFPGVRNYGHLEPDELYDVYCYVQNIEGEVFHGSAPLRFTFWEAKAYCLKHAAELATTAQLYAAWNDGLNHCSPGWLADGSVRYPIVTPRERCGGGEPGVRTVYRYSNQTGFPEAHSRHDVYCFRSDHHLYTESPQDFLTTDSVHDEVTHGEVSHHEVTHGDITHDEVTHGEVSHHQVTHGDITHDEVTHDTVTHGDITHGEVTHDAVTHGDITHGEVTHDAVSHGDITHGEVTHDAETHGEVTHDRLPLMALPMMMLPMMRCVTHGEVTHDEVTHGDITHGEVTYDAVTHGEVTHDVVTHGDITYGEVTHDAVTHGDIALEEVTHGDITCDEVTHGEVTAKVDVEVLHAQTVRHVQQVHVEAQSITLTYDKEPSFTEDLYHYVTSPPEHQQHLTTQDIWEPVEKASYPESYQPAPEENPDTNHEESHIHPTSSNADHEVTTVEDSALDKVESSTATAATAATLTAVDERESRDPTDSETNLETQTLGMPGVNATSGTDLDELLSSSSQVHQERELPVSQEDHTPGIHLEQDFDTKLIFSTPSYDISGQPEEASASNEEVSVVITSNSINSTTPRVNHPAEVEHEGENGSPPVDETQAPVTRSVIGFGTSSCVEVDSVTDSTYHNPQPFPVDYDDEEFKSVSDPVEQRGHIHATEIPTAEVLTVTEHSDFTVDASILNNDPATVLSSVTPSPPIGVETSPAEMITFIPESKASSGAEPLEDIKENIEQQTVGESQQAFLSMRENITGSDSEEKDQDDGEGSGESSGETPEMKPEIPLTNPTVCRCGEADNGEDPHSDVEITLIPHPTLTPRWEPEPSSSSSTLQESLSDREYSAESSTAGEMYDISKEQEVITASNIYEHGLAAGVGESATYEPSDRMSTWHQGLENSDATLTTDGHDETATDHGFSSEDDDDDDDEEDNVNEEEEDEGEDSLPAAIPGAISVSCLENSCLNGGTCVEGESPRCFCLPGYGGDLCQTDVEECEPGWEKFQGFCYQHFTKRQSWEAAEQHCRMCGGHLISIMTPEEQDYINDKYKEYQWVGLNDRTIEGDFRWSDGNPLLYENWLRGQPDSYFLSGEDCAVIVWHDGGQWSDVPCNYHLSYTCKKGVSSCAEPPQIPHAKVFGKERSHYETNAKVRYYCEEGFVQRLNPVIKCLPSGQWEEPVMTCVPSHTVEGDAVTSLPQQHEKVTEVMSAAAEKATPMHMDVTQNV; this is encoded by the exons AAGAACGACACCGGCTTCTACCGTTGTGAGGTGCAGCAGGGGCTGGAGGATGCTGACGAAGTGGCTCACGTCAAAGTCAAAG gGGTGGTGTTTCATTATCGAGATGCATCGAGTCGGTATGCCTTCACCTTTGAGCTGGCCAGAGAGGCCTGCAGGGATATCGGTGCTGATATTGCTACTCCAGAGCAGCTCCTAGCAGCGTACCACAGTGGATATGAGCAGTGTGATGCAGGCTGGCTCTCAGACCACTCAGTGAG ATACCCCATTCAGCAGCCCAGAGAGGGCTGTTTTGGCGACATGGATGAATTTCCTGGAGTGAGGAACTATGGACACTTAGAGCCTGATGAGCTTTATGACGTCTATTGCTATGTGCAGAATATTGAGG GTGAGGTGTTTCATGGCTCCGCCCCCCTGCGATTCACCTTCTGGGAGGCCAAAGCTTACTGTCTGAAACATGCGGCAGAGTTGGCCACCACTGCTCAGCTTTATGCAGCCTGGAATGATGGACTCAACCACTGCAGTCCCGGGTGGCTGGCGGATGGAAGCGTGCGGTACCCCATAGTCACCCCCAGGGAGCGCTGTGGAGGTGGCGAACCAGGGGTCAGAACCGTCTATCGCTACAGCAACCAGACTGGCTTTCCCGAGGCTCACTCACGTCATGATGTCTACTGCTTCAGAA GTGATCACCATCTTTACACTGAATCTCCTCAGGATTTTCTCACCACTGATTCAGTTCATGATGAGGTAACCCATGGTGAGGTTAGCCATCATGAGGTGACCCATGGTGATATTACACATGATGAGGTAACCCATGGTGAGGTTAGCCATCATCAGGTGACCCATGGTGATATTACACATGATGAGGTGACCCATGATACAGTGACCCATGGTGACATAACTCATGGTGAGGTCACCCATGATGCAGTGACCCATGGTGACATAACTCATGGTGAGGTTACCCATGATGCAGTGTCCCATGGTGACATAACTCATGGTGAGGTTACCCATGATGCAGAGACCCATGGTGAGGTTACCCATGATCGGTTACCATTGATGGCGTTACCCATGATGATGTTACCCATGATGCG ATGCGTGACCCATGGTGAGGTTACCCATGATGAGGTGACCCATGGTGACATTACCCATGGTGAGGTTACCTATGATGCGGTGACCCATGGTGAGGTTACCCATGATGTGGTGACCCATGGTGACATAACCTATGGTGAGGTTACCCATGATGCGGTGACCCATGGTGACATTGCCCTTGAGGAGGTGACCCATGGTGACATTACCTGTGATGAGGTGACCCATGGTGAGGTGACAGCAAAAGTGGATGTGGAGGTGCTACATGCCCAGACAGTCAGACATGTCCAACAGGTCCATGTGGAGGCTCAGTCCATAACACTGACATATGACAAAGAGCCATCGTTCACAGAAGACCTTTATCACTATGTCACTTCTCCACCTGAGCATCAACAGCATCTTACCACCCAAGATATCTGGGAGCCTGTAGAGAAGGCCAGCTATCCGGAGTCCTATCAACCAGCACCTGAAGAAAACCCAGACACAAATCATGAAGAGTCTCACATACATCCAACCTCTTCAAATGCAGATCATGAGGTAACCACTGTTGAAGACTCAGCTCTTGATAAAGTAGAGTCttcaacagcaacagcagcaacagctgctACTTTAACAGCTgttgatgagagagagagcagagatcCAACAGATTCTGAGACTAACCTAGAGACTCAAACCCTGGGTATGCCAGGTGTTAATGCAACATCTGGAACAGACTTGGATGAGTTGCTCAGCAGTTCTTCACAGGTGCATCAAGAAAGGGAGCTTCCCGTTTCCCAAGAGGACCACACTCCAGGCATCCACTTAGAACAAGATTTTGACACTAAGCTGATATTCTCAACTCCTTCTTACGATATTTCTGGGCAACCAGAAGAGGCCAGTGCAAGTAATGAGGAAGTTTCAGTTGTGATAACTTCAAACAGTATTAACTCCACTACACCACGTGTGAACCACCCAGCAGAAGTGGAGCATGAAGGTGAGAATGGAAGTCCTCCAGTTGATGAGACGCAAGCCCCAGTAACTCGGAGTGTGATTGGCTTTGGCACCTCTTCCTGTGTTGAAGTGGACTCTGTGACTGATTCAA CTTATCATAATCCTCAACCCTTCCCAGTCGACTATGATGATGAGGAATTCAAGAGCGTGTCAGATCCGGTCGAGCAGCGTGGACACATCCATGCCACTGAGATCCCAACCGCAGAGgtcctcacagtcacagagcaCTCTGACTTCACTGTGGACGCTTCCATCCTGAACAATGATCCTGCCACTGTGTTGTCATCTGTCACCCCGTCTCCTCCTATTGGGGTTGAAACCAGCCCCGCAGAGATGATCACTTTCATACCAGAGAGCAAGGCTTCCTCTGGGGCTGAACCTCTGGAAGACATCAAGGAAAATATCGAACAGCAGACAGTTGGTGAAAGCCAACAAGCATTTCTCAGCATGAGGGAAAACATCACAGGCAGTGACTCAGAGGAGAAGGATCAAGACGATGGAGAAGGATCAGGAGAATCATCGGGAGAAACACCGGAGATGAAACCAGAAATTCCTTTGACCAACCCGACTGTTTGTCGTTGTGGTGAGGCCGACAACGGTGAAGATCCTCATTCAGATGTAGAAATCACTCTGATCCCTCATCCGACCCTCACACCCAGATGGGAACCAgaaccttcctcctcctcatccacgCTGCAGGAGTCTCTCTCTGATCGAGAATACAGCGCTGAGAGTTCCACTGCAGGGGAAATGTACGATATCTCCAAAGAGCAAGAGGTGATCACCGCCAGCAACATCTATG AACACGGATTAGCAGCAGGTGTTGGAGAATCCGCCACATACGAGCCCTCGGATAGAATGAGCACGTGGCACCAAGGTTTGGAGAACAGCGACGCAACTCTCACCACAGACGGTCATGACGAGACTGCTACTGATCATGGCTTCTCCTccgaggatgatgatgatgatgacgacgaggAGGACAACGtcaatgaagaggaggaggatgagggagaAGACTCCCTGCCTGCTGCGATACCAGGAGCCATTTCAG tttccTGCCTGGAGAACTCCTGTCTAAATGGAGGCACTTGTGTTGAGGGTGAATCACCGCGGTGCTTTTGTCTCCCTGGTTACGGAGGAGACTTGTGCCAGACAG acgTGGAGGAGTGTGAGCCAGGCTGGGAGAAGTTTCAGGGTTTCTGTTACCAACACTTTACCAAGAGGCAGAGCTGGGAGGCGGCGGAGCAGCACTGCCGTATGTGTGGTGGACACCTCATTTCTATCATGACCCCAGAGGAGCAGGACTACATCAATG ACAAATATAAAGAATATCAGTGGGTTGGACTGAATGACCGAACCATAGAGGGAGACTTCCGCTGGTCAGACGGGAACCCACTG CTCTATGAGAACTGGCTCAGAGGTCAGCCTGACAGCTACTTCCTCTCTGGCGAGGACTGTGCAGTGATCGTGTGGCACGACGGCGGCCAGTGGAGCGACGTGCCCTGCAACTACCACCTGTCCTACACCTGCAAGAAGGGCGTGT CCTCTTGTGCCGAGCCCCCTCAGATTCCCCACGCTAAAGTCTTTGGGAAAGAACGCTCGCATTACGAGACCAACGCCAAGGTGCGGTACTACTGTGAGGAGGGTTTCGTGCAGAGACTGAATCCTGTCATCAAGTGCCTGCCTAGCGGTCAGTGGGAGGAGCCTGTAATGACCTGTGTGCCAT CTCATACAGTGGAAGGAGACGCCGTCACCTCACTGCCTCAACAGCATGAGAAGGTCACGGAGGTCATGAGTGCGGCCGCAGAGAAAGCGACGCCCATGCACATGGACGTTACCCAGAATGTGTAA
- the hapln2 gene encoding hyaluronan and proteoglycan link protein 2 isoform X1, which yields MKCSEILLFASFCVSWSSAINIPSKEEPKKLKYLIDPPVFAEVSGRRGDNVTLPCILQTKPSHYKVKWTKLEPKHVGPENIIMISNAHAFKPYGRLGARASLRKAHIMDASLKLSHLELEDDGVYRCELINGIEDESVVITLRVEGVVFPYQSKNGRYSFTFHEAQKACAEQDGTLATQNQLYKAWTEGLDWCNAGWLVDGTVQYPIIRPRPICGGELLPGIRSYGPKDKRRDRFDAFCFTSQARGSVDYIPGSFSFEQAGQACERQAAELALVGQLYSAWYFHKYDQCDGGWLRDGSVRFPISNPRERCGGIPEAGVRSFGFPNKMTHLYGAYCYRKLEFVSFCKPQTPLHLSPLTKTWI from the exons ATGAAGTGTTCTGAGATTCTTCTGTTTGCATCATTCTGCGTCTCCTGGTCTTCAGCTATAAACATCCCCAGCAAAGAAG AACCCAAGAAGCTAAAGTACCTGATCGACCCTCCCGTGTTCGCGGAGGTCAGTGGACGACGGGGAGATAACGTCACGTTGCCATGTATCCTGCAAACCAAACCCAGCCATTACAAAGTGAAATGGACAAAGCTGGAGCCAAAACACGTGGGGCCGGAGAACATTATCATGATATCAAACGCGCACGCCTTCAAGCCGTACGGCCGCCTAGGCGCGCGGGCCTCACTCCGGAAGGCCCACATCATGGACGCCTCCTTGAAGCTTAGCCATCTCGAGCTGGAAGATGACGGCGTGTATCGCTGTGAACTTATTAATGGCATTGAGGACGAGAGTGTTGTCATTACATTAAGGGTTGAAG GTGTGGTGTTCCCATACCAGAGCAAAAACGGCCGCTACAGCTTCACATTCCATGAAGCTCAGAAGGCGTGTGCTGAACAAGATGGCACACTAGCTACACAAAACCAGCTCTACAAAG CCTGGACTGAGGGTCTGGACTGGTGTAATGCAGGTTGGCTCGTTGACGGAACTGTTCAGTATCCAATTATCCGTCCTCGACCTATCTGCGGAGGAGAGCTGCTCCCGGGCATTCGCAGTTACGGACCAAAGGATAAGCGTCGTGATCGGTTTGATGCGTTCTGCTTCACGTCCCAGGCACGAG GCTCCGTCGACTATATTCCGGGGTCTTTCTCGTTCGAGCAGGCAGGACAGGCCTGCGAACGTCAGGCAGCAGAGTTGGCGTTAGTCGGACAGCTTTACTCTGCCTGGTACTTCCACAAATACGATCAGTGTGATGGCGGATGGCTGAGAGACGGCAGTGTGCGGTTTCCCATCAGCAACCCCAGGGAGCGCTGTGGAGGCATCCCTGAGGCCGGGGTTCGCTCATTTGGATTCCCCAACAAGATGACACATCTTTACGGAGCATATTGTTACAG gaaactggagtttgtgtcattttgtaaaccACAAACTCCTCTGCACCTGAGTCCATTGACCAAAACATGGATTTAA
- the hapln2 gene encoding hyaluronan and proteoglycan link protein 2 isoform X2, with product MKCSEILLFASFCVSWSSAINIPSKEEPKKLKYLIDPPVFAEVSGRRGDNVTLPCILQTKPSHYKVKWTKLEPKHVGPENIIMISNAHAFKPYGRLGARASLRKAHIMDASLKLSHLELEDDGVYRCELINGIEDESVVITLRVEGVVFPYQSKNGRYSFTFHEAQKACAEQDGTLATQNQLYKAWTEGLDWCNAGWLVDGTVQYPIIRPRPICGGELLPGIRSYGPKDKRRDRFDAFCFTSQARGSVDYIPGSFSFEQAGQACERQAAELALVGQLYSAWYFHKYDQCDGGWLRDGSVRFPISNPRERCGGIPEAGVRSFGFPNKMTHLYGAYCYR from the exons ATGAAGTGTTCTGAGATTCTTCTGTTTGCATCATTCTGCGTCTCCTGGTCTTCAGCTATAAACATCCCCAGCAAAGAAG AACCCAAGAAGCTAAAGTACCTGATCGACCCTCCCGTGTTCGCGGAGGTCAGTGGACGACGGGGAGATAACGTCACGTTGCCATGTATCCTGCAAACCAAACCCAGCCATTACAAAGTGAAATGGACAAAGCTGGAGCCAAAACACGTGGGGCCGGAGAACATTATCATGATATCAAACGCGCACGCCTTCAAGCCGTACGGCCGCCTAGGCGCGCGGGCCTCACTCCGGAAGGCCCACATCATGGACGCCTCCTTGAAGCTTAGCCATCTCGAGCTGGAAGATGACGGCGTGTATCGCTGTGAACTTATTAATGGCATTGAGGACGAGAGTGTTGTCATTACATTAAGGGTTGAAG GTGTGGTGTTCCCATACCAGAGCAAAAACGGCCGCTACAGCTTCACATTCCATGAAGCTCAGAAGGCGTGTGCTGAACAAGATGGCACACTAGCTACACAAAACCAGCTCTACAAAG CCTGGACTGAGGGTCTGGACTGGTGTAATGCAGGTTGGCTCGTTGACGGAACTGTTCAGTATCCAATTATCCGTCCTCGACCTATCTGCGGAGGAGAGCTGCTCCCGGGCATTCGCAGTTACGGACCAAAGGATAAGCGTCGTGATCGGTTTGATGCGTTCTGCTTCACGTCCCAGGCACGAG GCTCCGTCGACTATATTCCGGGGTCTTTCTCGTTCGAGCAGGCAGGACAGGCCTGCGAACGTCAGGCAGCAGAGTTGGCGTTAGTCGGACAGCTTTACTCTGCCTGGTACTTCCACAAATACGATCAGTGTGATGGCGGATGGCTGAGAGACGGCAGTGTGCGGTTTCCCATCAGCAACCCCAGGGAGCGCTGTGGAGGCATCCCTGAGGCCGGGGTTCGCTCATTTGGATTCCCCAACAAGATGACACATCTTTACGGAGCATATTGTTACAGGTAG